A window from Drosophila subobscura isolate 14011-0131.10 chromosome O, UCBerk_Dsub_1.0, whole genome shotgun sequence encodes these proteins:
- the LOC117898313 gene encoding uncharacterized protein LOC117898313, giving the protein MNKRKSSRKSAYGTTSDTAGASNSANVKSADSNNAGNRNLTGIEEVEQATIDGVPFILVDAMPLTQSPLTDPELAQIEAKRMAEVAAECDRLLKRLENTKPPPELDLTSTITSANELNDENSFLEELQQLCIFPTDTEEQDGVEEMSNFSSQASDNPGISRQDTFHIDRIEPSSLNDRTVGGESPFSFQESVEIINQIGDLLVKLQHQQEQPLEEGTSCFFIASIKPDAQTSNCFVKQIGKPASLSAPEIESLEQPEDKSQSVRSEILIQIDEDTHIIPPQKTSSTSLLKLCSRKSRFGYVGKN; this is encoded by the coding sequence ATGAACAAGAGGAAGAGCAGCCGTAAGTCCGCTTATGGGACCACTTCGGACACCGCAGGCGCATCAAACAGTGCCAATGTGAAGAGTGCTGACAGCAACAATGCCGGGAATCGGAATCTAACTGGAATTGAGGAGGTGGAACAAGCCACCATCGACGGCGTTCCGTTCATACTTGTGGACGCAATGCCTTTGACACAGAGTCCCCTCACTGATCCAGAGTTGGCCCAAATAGAGGCCAAGCGAATGGCCGAGGTGGCGGCGGAGTGTGACCGATTGTTGAAACGCTTGGAGAACACAAAGCCACCGCCTGAGCTGGACTTAACAAGCACCATAACCTCCGCCAATGAGCTTAATGATGAGAACAGTTTCCTCGAGGAGTTGCAGCAACTTTGCATATTTCCGACGGACACAGAGGAGCAAGATGGAGTAGAAGAAATGAGCAACTTTAGTTCTCAAGCATCAGACAATCCCGGAATCAGCAGGCAGGACACCTTTCACATTGACAGAATTGAACCTTCTTCACTGAACGATCGAACAGTTGGCGGTGAGTCACCGTTCTCCTTCCAAGAGTCAGTAGAGATCATCAATCAGATTGGCGATCTGCTGGTGAAattgcagcaccagcaggagcagccgttGGAGGAGGGTACCAGCTGCTTCTTCATAGCGAGCATTAAGCCAGACGCTCAGACATCCAATTGCTTTGTGAAACAAATCGGAAAGCCTGCGTCCTTGTCGGCACCAGAAATAGAGTCACTTGAGCAGCCAGAAGATAAGTCGCAGTCTGTTAGATCGGAAATCCTCATACAGATTGATGAAGATACGCACATCATTCCTCCACAAAAGACCAGTAGTACATCGCTCTTGAAGCTATGTAGCCGCAAATCCAGATTTGGCTATGTCGGAAAGAACTAA
- the LOC117896326 gene encoding 2-hydroxyacylsphingosine 1-beta-galactosyltransferase-like, giving the protein MRLGSAWLALSLLLFLELARAANILAVFPYRFPSPFKLVNPLMRALTQRGHKVTMITPVSMPSDIEGVRHIRVPMLDIQTQEILDSDLFMEFISSKWSESRLTSMSLYNISHAILSDSAVQQMLRNRSEKFDIITLETVHMDALFGLAEFYDAPLMGMSAVSINWAVDYFAGNPSPSVYEPISPAGYLWDNSLLSRWYNWIYITEEQLIETLIYRPAQLRLLKQFFGYPPEMLSDLRARFSVILMNTHFSLGRVRANVPNIIEVAGLHLSELPEPCDKELQRFLDEAEHGVIYFSMGMEIMVRFLPENLQQQLLDTFAQLEQRIVWKREMELPNKSDNIYTIHQSPQRQVLTHPNVKLFITNGGLLSIIEAVHSGVPMLGLPVFFDQFGNMRRMQKVGVAECLDINTMTVDSLTTTIRSMLVDPRYARKAKELSQCFKDRPMSPLETAVWWTEYALRHKNVSHMRMNIEEVPLMRYYSLDNLLMLSLRFGIMAVVMIFLGFMLFKILQDRQRLLH; this is encoded by the exons ATGCGCCTCGGCAGTGCTTGGCTAGCGCTTTccctgctcctcttcctggAGCTAGCACGGGCTGCCAATATATTGGCGGTTTTTCCCTACCGATTTCCCTCGCCATTCAAGCTTGTCAATCCCCTGATGCGAGCCCTCACCCAGCGTGGCCACAAGGTGACAATGATTACGCCAGTGAGTATGCCGAGCGACATCGAAGGAGTCCGTCACATTCGCGTCCCGATGCTGGACATACAAACACAGG AAATTCTTGACTCCGATCTGTTTATGGAGTTCATATCAAGCAAATGGTCCGAGAGCCGTTTAACTTCCATGTCTCTGTACAACATATCTCACGCAATTCTGAGCGACAGTGCAGTCCAGCAGATGCTTCGGAACAGAAGCGAGAAGTTCGATATAATCACTCTGGAGACCGTTCACATGGATGCCCTCTTTGGGCTGGCTGAATTCTACGATGCACCCCTAATGGGCATGTCGGCTGTGAGCATCAATTGGGCAGTGGACTACTTCGCGGGCAATCCCTCGCCCAGTGTGTATGAGCCCATCTCCCCTGCAGGATACTTGTGGGACAACTCGCTGCTGAGCAGATGGTACAACTGGATCTACATAACCGAGGAACAGCTCATCGAGACCCTGATCTACCGCCCGGCTCAGCTGCGTCTCTTGAAGCAATTCTTCGGCTATCCGCCCGAAATGCTCAGTGACCTGCGGGCCAGGTTCTCAGTGATCCTGATGAATACTCATTTCAGCCTGGGCCGGGTTCGAGCCAACGTACCCAACATCATCGAGGTGGCCGGATTACACCTCAGCGAGCTCCCGGAGCCGTGCGATAAAGAGCTGCAACGCTTCCTGGACGAGGCCGAGCACGGCGTCATCTACTTCTCGATGGGCATGGAGATCATGGTCCGGTTCCTGCCCGAGAAcctgcaacaacagctgctggaTACCTTCGCccagctggagcagcgcaTTGTCTGGAAAAGAGAGATGGAGCTGCCCAACAAGTCGGATAACATCTACACCATTCATCAGTCTCCGCAGCGCCAGGTGCTGACCCATCCCAATGTCAAGCTCTTCATCACCAACGGTGGACTCCTCAGCATTATAGAGGCGGTTCACAGCGGAGTTCCCATGCTGGGACTGCCGGTCTTCTTTGACCAGTTTGGCAACATGAGACGCATGCAGAAGGTCGGCGTGGCCGAATGCCTTGACATCAACACCATGACGGTGGACTCATTGACCACCACCATCCGTTCGATGCTCGTGGATCCACGCTATGCCCGCAAGGCCAAGGAGCTCTCGCAGTGCTTCAAGGATCGACCCATGAGTCCCCTGGAGACGGCCGTCTGGTGGACAGAGTACGCCCTACGCCACAAGAACGTCTCCCACATGCGGATGAACATCGAGGAGGTTCCTCTTATGCGCTACTACAGCCTGGACAacctgctgatgctgagccTCCGCTTCGGCATCATGGCTGTCGTTATGATCTTTTTGGGCTTTATGCTGTTCAAGATACTTCAAGATAGACAGCGACTGTTACATTAG